DNA from Pseudobdellovibrionaceae bacterium:
GCCTCCGCATCCGTACCTGTTTGAGATATTGAGCCTCAAGAGTGGTTAAAACAACCGAATTTACGATGGAGTCGACGGTGGTGGTGCGTTGAACCACGTTGGCGGAGCGGCGGATTCCCATGAGGAACGGACCGATAACTTCTCCTTTTCCCAACTGTTGCAGAAGCTTATAGGCGATGTTTGACGCCTCCAGATTGGGGAATATTAAAATATTAGCACCGTCTTTGAGTTCGCTAAAGGGGAAAATGCGCTTCGCGATCTCGGGGTTCACCGCCGTATCGGCTTGGACGTCGCCGTCCACCGTCAGATCGGGGCGTTTCTTTTTCACGAGCTCGGCCGCCCGGCGCATCTTGGCCGGAGTCCCGGGCGAGTTGGTGAAGTTCGAGTAAGAGAGCATCGCGATGGAGGGCTTCTGGTTGAAGTACTCCTGCACGCGCGCCGCTTGAATGGCGATCGCGGCCAGCTGCTCGGAGGTCGGATCGAAGTTCACGGTGGTATCCGCGAGCACCAAAATCTTGTCCTCGGTCAGCATGAAGTTCAGGCCCGAGGCGATGCCATCCGAAGTCGTGCGGATGATTTCGAAGATCGGCTTCACCGCGTCTTTGTAGTTCTGGCTCGCGCCGTTCACGAGCGCGTCGGCGTCGCCCATTTCAACCATCATCGCGGCGAAGTAGTTCGGATTCGCCATGAGTCGCTCGGCTTCCGCCAGCTGTACGCCCTTGCGTTGGCGGCGGGTGTAGTATTCGAGCACGTAGTCTTGCAGACGCGGCGATTTCGCGGTATCGATGATGGTGACATCGTCCAGATTCCGCAGTTCCAGTTGGCGGATGCGCTCTTTGATCCTTTCGGGGGATCCGAGCAGCACCGGGCGGCACATCTCTTCGTCCACGAGGGTCGCGATGGCGCGCAGGATTTTTGTCGAAGTTCCTTCGGGGAAGACGATCTGCGGTAGGACTCCACCGTCGTTCGCGGCGTTCGCCTTCACTTTGTTGATCGCTTCGCGGATGAAAACCTTCGACGGTCCCTGGAAGCGCTCCAGACCGTGGCGGTAAGCTTCCATGTCTTCGATCGGGCGCTGGGCGACGCCGGACTTCATCGCGGCTTGGGCCACGGCCGGAGCCACCCACAGAAGAACGCGGGGATCGAAGGGTTTCGGGATCAGATATTCGGGGCCGTAGTTGAAGGTCTGTCCCCCATAACGGGCCGAGACGTTTTCGGGGACCTCTTCGCGCGCGAGCGAGGCCAAGGCGTGGCAGGCGGCGAGCTTCATCTCTTCGTTGATTTGCGTGGCGCGGGTGTCGAGGGCGCCGCGGAAGATCGCGGGGAAGCCCAGGACGTTGTTCACTTGGTTGTTGTAGTCCGAGCGGCCGGTGGCGGTGATCGCGTCGGGGCGCGCTTTTTTCACCGTGGGCGGATCGATCTCGGGATCGGGGTTCGCCATGGCAAAGACGATGGGATTTTTCGCCATAGGCATGATCATCTCGGGCGTCACCGCACCCGCCACCGAAAGACCCACGAAGACGTCGGCGCCCTTCAGTGCGTCGCTCAACGAGCGCGCTTCGGTGTCGTTGGCGAAACGCTCTTTGTATTTGTTCATGCCGTCTTTGCGGCCCTTATAGATCGTTCCCTGGCTGTCGCACATGATCAGGTGTTCGCGACGGACCCCTAACGCAATAAAAATATTCGAGCAGGCAATGGCCGATGCGCCCGCGCCGTTCACGACGATGCGGATGTCTTCCAGTTTGCGGCCCGTGACGTGGCAGGCGTTGATGAGGGCTGCGCCCGAAACGATCGCCGTTCCGTGCTGGTCGTCGTGGAAGACGGGGATCTTCATTTCCTTTTTCAAGCGCTCTTCGATTTCAAAGCACTCGGGGGCCTTGATATCTTCCAGGTTGATGCCACCGAAGGTGGGCTCCAGCGCCTTGACGGCGGCGCACATGCCGTCGACGTCCAGTGTGTTCATCTCGAGGTCAAAAACGTCGATGCCGGCGAACATTTTGAAGAGGATGCCTTTCCCCTCCATGACGGGCTTCGAGGCGAGGGGTCCGATGTTCCCCAGACCCAGGACGGCGGTTCCGTTCGAGATGACCGCGACCAGATTCCCGCGTGCGGTGTAGTCCCATACTTTGGAAGGATCCTTCGCAATGGCCATGCAGGGGGCCGCGACGCCGGGCGAGTACGCGAGACTCAGATCCTTTTCGGTGTTCGCCGCCTTGGTGGGGACGACTTCGATCTTTCCGGGTTTGCCTTGGCTGTGGAACTCCAGCGCCTGATCGTTGAGGGATTTGGCTTTCACGGGGGTGGCGGTATCATCCGGGGGGCGAGTCGCGGTCACGGTATCTCCTTCGCAGCTGAACAAGTGGCCGCATTCTGGACCTTCTAGAGCTTATCGTCAAAGGTGTCGCCGCGTCATGTCTCGGTCGAGGGGAGGCGTTCGGCGTTTGCCTCGCTTCCCCTCTGGGGAGTAGAATTCTGCTGTTCAGAACGAACACGGAGGATCGATGAGTGATCGTGATGTTGTAATCGTCGAAGGCGTCAGAACGCCCTTTGCTAAATCAGGAACCAAATTCGCTAAGGTTCACCCCGCAGAACTGGGACGCGTCGCCCTGCATGAATTGCTGGAGCGCACGGATGTCGACGTGAATCAGATCGACGAAGTGATCATCGGTAACACCGGAAATCCGGCAGATTCTGTGAACATTTCAAGAGTCGTCGCGCTGGGTGCGGGCATTCCGCAAAAAACATCGGCCTATACGGTGCACAGAAATTGCGCGTCCGCGCTCGAGTCGATCTCGAACGGTTATGAAAAAATCAAATCGGGCACCATGGAGATGATCGTTGCGGGCGGCACCGAAAATATGTCGCAGCTGCCGATTCTGTTGCCGCAGAAGTTCCAGGATCTTTACGGCAAACTTTTCGCCGCGAAAGGCCCGAAGCAGGCGTTGCCGCTCTTGGGCTCGCTGCTGAAGATGAACCTCAAACAAATCAAAGCGCTCGCCACCGCCGACCAGAAGAACGAATACTTCCCCATCATCTCGGTGATGCAAGGCCTGACCGATCCGTTCGTCGGCATCAATATGGGGCAGACGGCGGAAATCCTCGCCAAAGAGTGGAACCTCTCACGTGAAGAGCAGGATCGCTTCGCTCTGCGCTCCCATCAACTGGCCGCGAAGGCGATCAAAGAAGAGCGCCTGAAAGACGAAATCGTCGCGTTCCCGCTGGCGCCGAAATTTTCGGAAACGATTCTGACCGATATCGGTCCCCGGGA
Protein-coding regions in this window:
- a CDS encoding NADP-dependent malic enzyme — its product is MKAKSLNDQALEFHSQGKPGKIEVVPTKAANTEKDLSLAYSPGVAAPCMAIAKDPSKVWDYTARGNLVAVISNGTAVLGLGNIGPLASKPVMEGKGILFKMFAGIDVFDLEMNTLDVDGMCAAVKALEPTFGGINLEDIKAPECFEIEERLKKEMKIPVFHDDQHGTAIVSGAALINACHVTGRKLEDIRIVVNGAGASAIACSNIFIALGVRREHLIMCDSQGTIYKGRKDGMNKYKERFANDTEARSLSDALKGADVFVGLSVAGAVTPEMIMPMAKNPIVFAMANPDPEIDPPTVKKARPDAITATGRSDYNNQVNNVLGFPAIFRGALDTRATQINEEMKLAACHALASLAREEVPENVSARYGGQTFNYGPEYLIPKPFDPRVLLWVAPAVAQAAMKSGVAQRPIEDMEAYRHGLERFQGPSKVFIREAINKVKANAANDGGVLPQIVFPEGTSTKILRAIATLVDEEMCRPVLLGSPERIKERIRQLELRNLDDVTIIDTAKSPRLQDYVLEYYTRRQRKGVQLAEAERLMANPNYFAAMMVEMGDADALVNGASQNYKDAVKPIFEIIRTTSDGIASGLNFMLTEDKILVLADTTVNFDPTSEQLAAIAIQAARVQEYFNQKPSIAMLSYSNFTNSPGTPAKMRRAAELVKKKRPDLTVDGDVQADTAVNPEIAKRIFPFSELKDGANILIFPNLEASNIAYKLLQQLGKGEVIGPFLMGIRRSANVVQRTTTVDSIVNSVVLTTLEAQYLKQVRMRRQTT
- a CDS encoding thiolase family protein, producing MSDRDVVIVEGVRTPFAKSGTKFAKVHPAELGRVALHELLERTDVDVNQIDEVIIGNTGNPADSVNISRVVALGAGIPQKTSAYTVHRNCASALESISNGYEKIKSGTMEMIVAGGTENMSQLPILLPQKFQDLYGKLFAAKGPKQALPLLGSLLKMNLKQIKALATADQKNEYFPIISVMQGLTDPFVGINMGQTAEILAKEWNLSREEQDRFALRSHQLAAKAIKEERLKDEIVAFPLAPKFSETILTDIGPRENQTIEALAKLKPFFDKRTGTITAGNSCPVTDGAAMLLMMSRAKAKELGYKPLAKIRGYAFAGLEPERMGLGPVYASPIALKRAGLTMKDMGLIELNEAFAAQVMACQKAADSDKFGQDKLGLPGKLGEMPLEKINVNGGAIAFGHPVGATGTRIVVTLAKEMKRRGTQFGLATLCIGGGQGGAMVLENEN